The sequence CTCCCAGCGCCTGGTGGCCCTCGGCGTCGTCGCCGCCGTTCCCACCGCCCTGTCCGGCTGGGCGACCTGGTCCGGCAAGGACCGGCCCTTGAAGCGCGTGGGCATCCTCCACGCCGGCGCCAATGCTGCAGCCACCGCCGTATACATCGCCTCCTGGCGTGCCCGCTCCCGCGGCAATCATCGGCTGGGCGTCCGGCTGGCACGGGCCGGGGCAATCCTGCTGCTGGTGAGCGGGTTCCTGGGCGGCCACCTCAGCAGCGGCCGCCATGCGTCCGGGCAGCGCGCACTTCATGGCTGAAAGCGGGCAACGGAAAACGGTACGCTCTAGTCCATGAGCCCAGCCCCCGTCATCATCGCCGTGGACGGGCGTTCCGGCGCAGGGAAGACCACCCTCGCCGTCGAACTTGCTGCACGGCTCCGCGCCCACCACAAGGTTTCACTGTTCCACCTGGAAGACATCTACCCGGGGTGGGACGGACTGGCTGCCGGCGTGGAACGCTATGTCTCCACGGTGCTCACCCCCTTGAGCCGTGGCGAGGCGGCCACCTGGACCAGCTGGGACTGGGAGAACCATTACGACGGCGAAGCCCGGGTCACACTGCCCGCCGAGATTGTCATCGTGGAGGGAGTGGGTGCCGCCGCTGAGGCTGCCCGGCCCATGCTGGACGCCGTCGTTTGGGCCGAGTCTCCGGACGACGTCCGGCGCACCCGGGCGCTGGACCGCGACGGCGCCACCTACGAGCCCTACTGGGACCAGTGGGCCGCCCAGGAGGAAGAGTGGCTGGGCCTGGACGACGTCCCCGGGAACGCGGACCTCCGGGTGCAGAACCTCGCTGACGGATCGGCCCCCACGGACCTGCTGCACCTCCTCCCCTGCCTGCCGGCGCTGGCGCCCGTGCTGGCCCCCGAACTGTCCGCACGCCGCGGCCTCCGGCTCCACGCTGAGCGCCTCGACGCCCTCCCGGACGCGCCGGCCCTGTTCCAGTCGCTGTACGGAACTTCACCCAATGCAGTGTGGCTGGATTCCTCCAACGCCGGCGCCGCCGCGGCTGCCGCCGGGCAGGAAGAGGGCACGGAGCCGGAGGCCCGCACGGCCGCCGAGCGCAGCCGGTTCAGCATCATGGCGGACGACGCCGGCACGTTCGGACAGTTCGTGACGCACCGTG comes from Pseudarthrobacter sp. NIBRBAC000502770 and encodes:
- a CDS encoding DUF2231 domain-containing protein encodes the protein MHAASSPGRYTRLLGNLEDATSLDAAVDAADPLASRLMSQPRIRSLIRGDTTGIPLHTILTDGPFGAWWSAVFLDLFDDDASRRSSQRLVALGVVAAVPTALSGWATWSGKDRPLKRVGILHAGANAAATAVYIASWRARSRGNHRLGVRLARAGAILLLVSGFLGGHLSSGRHASGQRALHG